The DNA segment TCATCACATGTCAAATTGACGGGACGATAGACGACTTCGTCACTGCCGATGGTAATGTCGATCGTCTCTTGGACTTCGGCTTGATGCTCATATTCCGCTATTAAAGCCGCTTTCTCATCTGCGCGGCCCAATTGCCAAAACCCCAGCCACACCATCACACCGGCCGCAGCAAGGACGAGAATGGTCGGAATGATAGGCAAGCGTTTCATCATTCGGGGTTGGTCTCATGTTTGTTGTAAGCTGCATACAGCAAAGTGGTCTTGAAAAGCCGTAAGGCGCCGATAACGCCAAACACAGTGATCGGTGCCCAAAACGCCGCCTGTAACCAGATCGGTGGACGAAATGTTGTTTCGATTCCAACGGCAATCAGCATCAGAACGATCGCCAATAGCGCGGTGACAATACCGGCCAACCGGCCACCGCGTTCATGCGCGCCAAGATCCAACCCGCAATCCGAACAAGTGAGCGCAATCCGCGCCGGCGCCTCAAACAAGGTCTTTTCCCCGCAACGGGGACATAAACCCAAAAGGGCAGCCCGAGTAATCCCGGACTGCCCTTTGGTTTCATCAGGGCTTTCGCCCGTTTGCATCAGTGGACTTCGGCACCTGCACCGCCCCAGATGTAGACGGCGATGAAGAGGAAGAGCCACACGACATCAACGAAGTGCCAATACCACGCCGCCGCTTCGAAACCGAAATGCTGACGCGCGGTGAAGTGACCGATGTAAGCACGATACAGGCAAACAGCGAGGAAGATCGTACCGATCAACACGTGGAAGCCGTGGAAGCCAGTCGCCATGTAGAACGCCGAACTGTAGGTGTTTTGGCCAAACAGGAACGGCGCAACGCTGTACTCATATCCTTGGATGAAGCTGAACAATACGCCCAGAGCAACCGTTGCCCAAAGACCTTGCTTCAACCCTTCGCGATCGCCGTGGATCAACGCGTGGTGCGCCCATGTTACGGTGGTGCCAGAGCACAAAAGGATCATGGTGTTGAGCAGAGGCAAGCTGAACGGATCGAGGACTTCCATCCCTTCGGGGACCAATGTTCCCGCAGCGGTTACGCCTTCGGTGATGAACAGGTTGGTCGTCGACTGGTCGGCGGTACCCGCATTGGAAACTTCCAACATGGCCGGGAATAGAGCGAAGTCAAAAAAGCTCCAGAACCAACCGACAAAGAACATCACTTCGGACGCGATGAACAAGATCATGCCGTAGCGCATGTGAAGTTGCACCACCGGGGTGTGATCGCCGCGCTGCGCTTCGATGACGACGTTCTTGAACCAAAAGAAGAATGTCGCCAGCAACCCGGCAAGACCCGCCCAAATGACGACGCTGCTGGCTAGGCCAAACTGCTCTGGGTAAAAGCTAAGGACCATTCCAGATGTGAAGGTCAACGCGGAAAACGCGCCGAGCAGCGGCCAGATATCCGGCTCTAGAATGTGATAATCGTGGTTTACATTACCTGCCATGGTCGTCTTCCCGTCCCTAGGAACAAATCTATTGCGAGCCGTCCAGAGCACTCAATACGGGCTCTTTCGTGCGGTGAAAAGTGTAGCTGAGCGTAATCTGTTCAATATCGCCAATCACATCGTCGTCCAAGATCGCTGGATCGACATAATACAGGACCGGCATCGTCACTTCTTGACCAGGCTCAAGCGTTTGCTCGGTGAAGCAAAAACATTGAATTTTGTGAAAATAGATGCCCGCCTGCGCTGGCTCAACATTGAATGACGCTGTGCCGGTTACCGGCTGTGACGAATTGTTGCGCGCGACGTAGGTCGCGATATCGCGTTGGCCAATGCGAACCGTGTCTGTCGATTGCGACGGGTGAAAATCCCACGGCACATCGCGCGCGATCGAGCCATCGAACCGGATTGAAATTTCGCGAAAAGTGCCCGCAGCGGCGGCGCGTCCGGCATCCGCTTCGCTGGCCACTTGCGTCGTACCGCCAAATCCAGTTACCCGGCAAAACAGATCGTAGAGAGGTACGGACGCGTATCCGAGGCCCAACATCGCCAAAGCACCAAAGATTGCCATGGCGCCAGTCTGAACATTCTTACGCGCGGTATCTCCGTCATGCGCAGAGCCGGTCAGTGTGTTCGCCATCTTAGTCGCCCATCCTGACCATGGTGATCGCGTAAAACAGCACGACAAAAAACAACAACGTGCCGCCAACCACTAGGTTGCGACTTTTCTGACGACGTTTGAATTCGGTTTCTTCTTCGGGTGTCATACGAACACTCCCGCCAATACACCGGGTCCAATAACCCCCTGAGCCGCCAAGATACGATCAGCGACCAAAGCAGCAAAAAGAGCAAACAGGTAGAAGATGCTGAATTTGAAAAGCAGCTTTTCCTGGGCCATCTGGTCGTCATCGCTGCGCACGCGCGTTCCAACGGGGACAGCCAAGGCGAAGAACAGCACCGACAGTACAACGGCAACCGAACCATAGACCCAGCTGGTCCCGCCAATGACCCATGGAGCAATCGCCACAGGCGCCAACAGCACGGTGTAGGCAAGAATTTGACGGCGTGTGGATCGTTCGCCTGCGACAACAGGCATCATTGGGATGCCGACTTTGGCGTAATCCGATTTCATAAACAGCGCGAGCGCCCAGAAATGCGGCGGCGTCCACATAAAGATAATCGCGAACAGCAAGACCGGCATGGCCGTCACTTCACCCGTTACAGCAATCCAACCGATCAGTGGCGGAAATGCGCCAGACCCACCGCCAATAACAATGTTTTGCGGCGTGCGCGGCTTCAACCACATTGTGTAGACGACGGCGTAATAGACAATCGCGATCGTCAACATCGCGGCGGCCAACCATCCGATCGCAACCCCCATGAGGCCCACGGAAACCACCGACAAAAAGATTCCAAAATCTCGGGCGTCGTCGCGCCGCATCCGGCCATCGGGTAAAGGTCGGTTCGCGGTGCGAACCATGCCGGCGTCTATATCTGCTTCCCACCATTGGTTGATCACGGCCGAACCGCCCGCCCCCATGGCAATCGCAAGAATTGCGGTAAAACCAAGAATAGGATGGATTGAACCAGGTGCTGCCAAGAGCCCGCAAATCGCGGTGAAAACCACCAACGTCATGACGCGCGGTTTGGTTAGCGTGAAGAAATCACGCCATTCCGTCGGCATCTTAGTCGTTTCAACAGCGGTGTTCATATCAACGCTTTAGCTCATCTTTCCATTCGCAAGAGAGCGCACCATCACAGCGCGCCCCCTCGTTTTTCGATTGTCACCGTCCCGATTAAATTCCGGGATCGATCCGCATCCGTGCCGCGATTAAGCGGTCGCGGCGCCATCCTTCGTTGAGGCGTGATCGTGGTAATCGTGGTGGTCTTCGATCACCGGCAGAGTCTCAAACTGGTGGAATGGCGGAGGTGACGTCAAAGTCCACTCCAGCGTCGTTGCGCCTTCGCCCCATGGGTTGTTCGCCGCTTTCTTGCCCGCAGTGAATGCGTACGCAAGATTGACGAAGAAGATCAGCATAGAAGCCGCCATAATGACGTAGCCGTAGGAGCTAACCTGATTCCAGAACGCGAACTGCTCTGGGAAATCGGGGTAGCGACGCGGCATACCGTTCATT comes from the Erythrobacter sp. Alg231-14 genome and includes:
- a CDS encoding cytochrome c oxidase subunit 3 is translated as MAGNVNHDYHILEPDIWPLLGAFSALTFTSGMVLSFYPEQFGLASSVVIWAGLAGLLATFFFWFKNVVIEAQRGDHTPVVQLHMRYGMILFIASEVMFFVGWFWSFFDFALFPAMLEVSNAGTADQSTTNLFITEGVTAAGTLVPEGMEVLDPFSLPLLNTMILLCSGTTVTWAHHALIHGDREGLKQGLWATVALGVLFSFIQGYEYSVAPFLFGQNTYSSAFYMATGFHGFHVLIGTIFLAVCLYRAYIGHFTARQHFGFEAAAWYWHFVDVVWLFLFIAVYIWGGAGAEVH
- a CDS encoding cytochrome c oxidase assembly protein, whose product is MANTLTGSAHDGDTARKNVQTGAMAIFGALAMLGLGYASVPLYDLFCRVTGFGGTTQVASEADAGRAAAAGTFREISIRFDGSIARDVPWDFHPSQSTDTVRIGQRDIATYVARNNSSQPVTGTASFNVEPAQAGIYFHKIQCFCFTEQTLEPGQEVTMPVLYYVDPAILDDDVIGDIEQITLSYTFHRTKEPVLSALDGSQ
- a CDS encoding heme o synthase; amino-acid sequence: MNTAVETTKMPTEWRDFFTLTKPRVMTLVVFTAICGLLAAPGSIHPILGFTAILAIAMGAGGSAVINQWWEADIDAGMVRTANRPLPDGRMRRDDARDFGIFLSVVSVGLMGVAIGWLAAAMLTIAIVYYAVVYTMWLKPRTPQNIVIGGGSGAFPPLIGWIAVTGEVTAMPVLLFAIIFMWTPPHFWALALFMKSDYAKVGIPMMPVVAGERSTRRQILAYTVLLAPVAIAPWVIGGTSWVYGSVAVVLSVLFFALAVPVGTRVRSDDDQMAQEKLLFKFSIFYLFALFAALVADRILAAQGVIGPGVLAGVFV
- a CDS encoding DUF983 domain-containing protein, translating into MFEAPARIALTCSDCGLDLGAHERGGRLAGIVTALLAIVLMLIAVGIETTFRPPIWLQAAFWAPITVFGVIGALRLFKTTLLYAAYNKHETNPE